The proteins below are encoded in one region of Desulfonatronum thioautotrophicum:
- a CDS encoding MarR family winged helix-turn-helix transcriptional regulator, with translation MKHDEELTSLLVEFHEKFASWEHGVVRGKPLTLQQIHAMEILCAHGRLTMKELAEKMGVTTGSLTVLVDRLEKKGIVERQPHESDRRSIRLGMTDKGQQLSSEHHDLHLALTRELTASLSPEETNQLIQLMKKMLVCF, from the coding sequence ATGAAGCATGACGAAGAACTGACCTCACTGCTGGTGGAGTTTCACGAGAAATTCGCCTCCTGGGAGCACGGCGTGGTCCGTGGCAAACCACTGACCCTGCAGCAGATCCACGCCATGGAAATCCTGTGCGCCCATGGTCGGCTGACCATGAAGGAGCTGGCCGAGAAAATGGGCGTAACCACCGGCTCCCTGACCGTGCTGGTGGACCGCCTGGAAAAGAAAGGCATCGTGGAACGTCAGCCCCACGAATCCGATCGCCGCTCCATCCGCCTGGGCATGACGGACAAAGGTCAACAACTGTCCTCCGAACACCACGACCTGCACCTGGCACTGACCAGGGAACTCACCGCAAGCCTGAGCCCGGAGGAAACAAACCAGCTGATCCAGCTGATGAAGAAGATGCTGGTCTGTTTTTGA
- a CDS encoding type II secretion system F family protein, translating into MPFYECRAMDLNGDMKVLTLQTDSSASAAADIRARGWTLIAVEEVESAGVAFGFSPTRYLPIGTKEKVLFFRMLSTLVKSEVTVTEAIRILHEQSDKQNMKHMLADLRSRVEAGDPVSDAMAQHPRVFDKMMVNMVRAGEMGGILDTVFARIADYMERRSELRKKMLMSFFYPGIVLLVGIGVIVFMVMFVIPRFMGLITGRLPPVTQFLMDATHFLQTRGTDILMGVGVFIGLLAVLNAVPLTRYYLDRYKIYIPVIGPVIQLGIVVAFSRTFAVLLESRIPMVEALRATSGTINNTAVNQFLEDTVDRVLAGEPLSSTLKDGWAFTPITKSLAGIGEYSGLMSESMLTVADVHERLLEDKVARMSAMVEPALILTLGVLVGVVVWGLISGMLAMYAGAV; encoded by the coding sequence ATGCCTTTCTACGAATGCCGCGCCATGGATTTGAACGGTGACATGAAGGTTCTGACCTTGCAGACGGACAGTTCGGCTTCGGCCGCGGCGGATATTCGGGCCAGGGGGTGGACGCTGATTGCCGTGGAGGAGGTGGAGAGCGCCGGTGTGGCCTTTGGCTTCAGCCCGACCAGATACCTGCCCATCGGCACCAAGGAAAAGGTGCTCTTTTTCCGGATGCTCTCCACCCTGGTCAAGTCCGAGGTCACGGTGACCGAGGCCATCCGCATTCTGCATGAGCAGTCGGACAAGCAGAACATGAAGCACATGCTCGCGGACCTGCGTTCCCGGGTCGAGGCCGGGGATCCGGTCAGCGATGCCATGGCCCAGCACCCCCGGGTCTTTGACAAGATGATGGTGAACATGGTCCGGGCCGGGGAGATGGGCGGGATTCTGGATACCGTCTTCGCGCGCATCGCGGACTACATGGAACGCCGCTCCGAACTGCGCAAGAAGATGCTGATGTCGTTCTTCTACCCCGGCATCGTGCTTCTGGTGGGTATCGGGGTGATCGTGTTCATGGTCATGTTCGTCATCCCCCGGTTCATGGGGCTGATCACCGGACGCCTGCCCCCGGTGACCCAGTTCCTGATGGATGCGACCCATTTTCTGCAGACCAGGGGCACGGACATTCTGATGGGCGTCGGCGTGTTCATCGGGCTCCTGGCCGTGCTCAATGCCGTGCCGCTGACCCGTTATTACCTGGACCGGTACAAGATCTATATTCCGGTGATCGGTCCGGTGATCCAGCTGGGCATCGTGGTGGCCTTTTCCCGGACCTTTGCCGTGCTTCTGGAGAGCCGCATTCCCATGGTCGAGGCCCTGCGGGCCACCAGCGGGACCATCAACAATACGGCCGTGAACCAGTTTCTGGAGGACACGGTGGACCGGGTCCTGGCCGGGGAGCCGCTGTCCTCGACCCTCAAGGACGGCTGGGCCTTTACACCGATTACCAAATCCCTGGCGGGCATCGGAGAATATTCAGGCCTGATGAGCGAGTCCATGCTCACCGTGGCCGATGTGCACGAGCGGCTCCTGGAGGACAAGGTGGCCCGGATGAGCGCCATGGTCGAACCCGCCCTGATCCTGACCCTGGGCGTCCTGGTGGGCGTGGTGGTCTGGGGGCTGATCTCGGGGATGCTGGCGATGTATGCGGGGGCGGTGTGA
- a CDS encoding DUF2442 domain-containing protein, which yields MAPMKRPRLRDVQALPGYKLKITFINDQTFIVDKRESVFSKPGLAPLRAPEAFSKAQIIPGEGWTVTWPESDIQIGADTLWLDALEQSARDENTRSFLSWRARHGLSLKEAAAALGLTPRTISAYGTGSRHVPRTVVLACKGWEAEKRDEGRGLRDET from the coding sequence ATGGCACCCATGAAACGACCTCGACTACGTGATGTCCAGGCCCTGCCTGGATACAAACTGAAAATTACATTTATCAACGATCAAACGTTCATTGTCGACAAGCGTGAATCCGTCTTTTCCAAACCAGGTCTCGCTCCTCTGCGGGCTCCCGAAGCATTTTCCAAGGCCCAAATCATTCCCGGAGAAGGCTGGACCGTGACCTGGCCGGAATCGGATATCCAGATCGGGGCGGATACGCTTTGGCTCGACGCTCTGGAGCAATCCGCACGGGATGAAAACACCCGTTCCTTCCTGTCCTGGCGGGCCAGACACGGCCTGTCCCTGAAGGAAGCCGCCGCGGCCCTGGGCCTGACCCCGCGGACCATCAGCGCCTACGGCACCGGCTCCCGCCACGTCCCCCGCACCGTGGTCCTGGCCTGCAAAGGCTGGGAAGCGGAAAAGAGGGATGAAGGGAGAGGGCTGAGGGATGAAACCTGA
- a CDS encoding type IV pilus twitching motility protein PilT, protein MSHTHDDILARRTKPLTMEELLRLTVELDASDLHLAYGEPPVFRLRGDLRGMECPAYSHEEILALLCQVMPPRYTDVLHEKRSVDFAISSADVGRFRFAAYFQRGALSVAIRLLAKGIPTFQSLGLPSSVARVTTYRDGLVLVTGVTGSGKSTTLATIIDTINATERKNIITVEDPIEYVHQNKLSIIHQRELHTDVLEFPDALRDALRADPDVILVGEIRDLETMRTAIMAAETGHLVFSTLHSKDAMSSVNRMVGAFPAGEQAQIRQQLSSTLRAVISQRLMVSADGTTRVPAVEVMFSTTGIANLIRLAKDDMIYSAIETGQRDGMQTMEQSLVSLIEEGRIDTEVAMAVAKNRDMMRNRLSLRGLEPKQSKAGSAVGGHPLKPKPKINRRVG, encoded by the coding sequence ATGTCCCACACCCACGACGATATTCTTGCCAGGCGCACCAAACCTTTGACCATGGAAGAGCTGTTGCGGTTGACCGTGGAGTTGGATGCTTCGGATCTGCATTTGGCGTATGGTGAGCCGCCGGTGTTTCGGTTGCGCGGGGATTTGCGGGGCATGGAGTGTCCGGCGTACAGCCATGAGGAGATTCTGGCCCTGCTCTGCCAGGTCATGCCGCCGCGGTACACGGACGTGCTGCACGAGAAGCGGTCCGTGGATTTTGCCATCAGCAGCGCGGATGTGGGCCGGTTCCGGTTTGCGGCGTATTTTCAGCGTGGGGCCTTGTCCGTGGCCATTCGGCTGCTGGCCAAGGGCATTCCGACGTTCCAGAGCCTGGGCCTGCCCTCAAGCGTGGCAAGGGTGACCACGTACCGGGACGGGCTGGTGCTGGTCACCGGGGTGACCGGCTCGGGAAAGTCCACCACGTTGGCCACGATCATCGACACCATCAATGCCACGGAGCGCAAGAACATCATTACCGTGGAAGATCCCATCGAATACGTGCATCAGAACAAGCTGAGCATCATCCACCAGCGCGAACTGCACACGGATGTGCTGGAATTCCCGGACGCTCTCCGGGATGCCCTGCGCGCGGACCCGGACGTGATTCTGGTGGGTGAAATTCGCGATCTGGAAACCATGCGCACAGCGATCATGGCCGCGGAGACCGGGCACCTGGTCTTCTCCACCCTGCACTCCAAGGATGCCATGTCCAGCGTGAACCGGATGGTCGGGGCCTTCCCGGCCGGGGAGCAGGCCCAGATCCGCCAGCAGCTCTCCTCCACGCTGCGGGCCGTGATCTCCCAGCGGCTGATGGTCAGCGCGGACGGGACCACGCGGGTGCCGGCGGTGGAGGTGATGTTCTCCACCACCGGTATTGCCAACCTGATTCGCTTGGCCAAGGACGACATGATCTATTCGGCCATCGAGACCGGCCAGCGAGACGGGATGCAGACCATGGAACAGTCCCTGGTCAGTTTGATCGAGGAGGGCAGGATTGACACGGAAGTGGCCATGGCCGTTGCCAAGAATCGAGACATGATGCGCAACCGATTGAGTCTGCGCGGCTTGGAGCCGAAACAGAGCAAAGCAGGTTCCGCGGTTGGTGGCCACCCGCTCAAGCCAAAGCCCAAAATCAACAGGAGGGTTGGCTGA
- the bioB gene encoding biotin synthase BioB, with protein MFFTHLAHRAVARPLRRGELLDLVRVGIVRGRAVPEWLGAAHDLKERFFPGQLHLCAITSAKTGRCAEDCAFCAQSGHHAVDIASHPLEDEAELERRGRLALASGLSRFSFVTSGGRLTKERVARLARVTRRLTALGLTVDLSVGTMDAEDMACFRDAGVDRLHHNLETSPRFYPRICSTHSWRSRYDTVKAALKAHCKVCSGGIFGVGERWEDRVDLALILRSLGVDSIPLNFLTPIPGTPLAAYEVLSEDEALAIIALFRFALPQANIRIAGGRLAVFGDSLHALLRSGASGLMVGDYLTTPGMSLKQVQAAATSVGLDLV; from the coding sequence ATGTTTTTTACCCATCTTGCCCATCGCGCCGTAGCGAGGCCCTTGCGGCGAGGGGAACTGCTTGACCTGGTTCGGGTGGGCATTGTGCGGGGCCGAGCGGTACCGGAGTGGCTTGGGGCTGCCCATGATTTGAAGGAGCGGTTTTTTCCCGGTCAGCTGCATCTTTGCGCGATCACCAGCGCCAAAACAGGACGCTGCGCCGAAGATTGCGCGTTTTGTGCCCAGTCCGGTCATCATGCCGTGGATATTGCTTCCCACCCCCTGGAGGATGAGGCGGAGCTGGAGCGACGTGGGCGCTTGGCCCTGGCATCCGGGCTTTCCCGATTCAGCTTCGTGACCAGTGGTGGGCGGTTGACGAAAGAAAGGGTTGCGCGGCTGGCACGCGTGACTCGTCGGTTGACGGCCCTGGGGCTGACCGTGGACCTTTCCGTGGGCACAATGGATGCCGAGGACATGGCCTGTTTTCGCGATGCCGGTGTCGATCGTCTGCACCATAACCTGGAAACCAGCCCCCGATTCTATCCCCGGATCTGCTCGACCCATAGCTGGAGGTCCCGTTATGACACCGTCAAGGCCGCTTTGAAAGCCCACTGCAAGGTGTGTTCCGGAGGAATTTTCGGCGTTGGGGAACGCTGGGAGGATCGGGTCGACTTGGCACTCATTCTGCGCTCCCTGGGCGTGGATTCCATCCCGCTGAATTTTCTGACCCCCATTCCAGGAACGCCGCTGGCCGCATACGAGGTTCTTTCCGAAGATGAAGCCCTGGCGATCATTGCCTTGTTCCGATTCGCCCTGCCACAAGCCAATATCCGCATTGCCGGTGGACGCCTGGCGGTTTTCGGCGATTCATTGCATGCTCTCCTGCGAAGCGGTGCTTCGGGACTGATGGTCGGTGACTATCTGACCACCCCAGGCATGTCCCTGAAACAGGTCCAGGCCGCGGCAACCTCCGTTGGCCTGGACCTGGTTTGA
- a CDS encoding DUF4160 domain-containing protein — MTTKHRFRNKYRLEVREDDHPPMHVHLVGGNIDVLIDLDTLICQGSMPRGLRDDVLEWITANRNELIQEWKKWHP, encoded by the coding sequence ATGACGACGAAGCATCGGTTTCGCAACAAATACCGGCTGGAAGTCCGCGAGGATGATCATCCTCCTATGCACGTCCACCTTGTCGGCGGCAATATCGACGTGCTCATCGACCTGGATACGCTCATCTGTCAGGGCTCCATGCCGCGCGGCCTGCGGGACGACGTCTTGGAATGGATCACCGCCAACCGGAATGAACTGATTCAGGAGTGGAAAAAATGGCACCCATGA
- a CDS encoding peptidyl-prolyl cis-trans isomerase: MPIARKLVVKLLFIVFLSLLLAGCQVVEAPQWSEGGARAEGNGQQTRIDEDFLMAYARHLAQTREHGGQVTADSVLEFVQNMEALLAEARAQGMDQVSEFRQAVHQFKTDLLMRALQSELVPEISRESITDEDARAFFDENPQVYTRPELYALSVLSIHDPELAAQLQEAAERGELDMEDAAARHELALESHDPLPMDRLPAVWREVLAQMQPGEYSPLLATPDRQAILRLDQIVPERVQDFEERKEYIRNDVLYSRYRQAWQEAYARLRDEHNIRIDPEVAERFREMMEEGAEG, from the coding sequence ATGCCGATTGCCCGTAAGCTTGTCGTGAAACTGCTTTTCATTGTTTTTCTCTCCCTGTTGCTGGCCGGATGCCAGGTCGTGGAGGCACCACAGTGGTCCGAGGGAGGGGCGAGGGCGGAAGGGAATGGCCAACAGACGCGGATTGATGAGGATTTTCTGATGGCCTATGCCCGGCACCTGGCTCAGACCAGGGAGCATGGCGGTCAGGTCACGGCTGACTCGGTGCTGGAATTCGTCCAGAACATGGAAGCCCTGTTGGCGGAGGCCCGGGCCCAGGGGATGGACCAGGTATCCGAGTTCCGGCAGGCCGTGCACCAGTTCAAGACCGACCTGTTGATGCGTGCGCTGCAATCGGAACTGGTTCCGGAGATTTCCAGGGAGAGTATCACTGATGAGGATGCCCGGGCGTTTTTTGACGAAAATCCCCAAGTCTATACGCGTCCGGAACTCTACGCCCTGTCCGTGCTGAGCATCCACGACCCGGAACTGGCAGCGCAACTGCAGGAAGCCGCGGAGCGCGGCGAGTTGGACATGGAGGACGCCGCGGCCCGGCATGAACTGGCTCTGGAAAGCCATGACCCCTTACCCATGGACCGCCTCCCGGCCGTCTGGCGGGAAGTGCTTGCGCAAATGCAGCCCGGTGAATACAGCCCCCTGCTCGCCACACCGGACCGCCAGGCCATCCTGCGCCTGGACCAGATCGTCCCGGAACGCGTCCAGGACTTCGAGGAGCGCAAGGAATACATCCGCAACGATGTCCTCTATTCCCGCTACCGCCAAGCCTGGCAGGAAGCCTACGCACGCCTGCGCGACGAACACAACATCCGCATCGATCCCGAAGTGGCGGAGCGGTTCAGGGAGATGATGGAAGAGGGGGCTGAGGGATGA
- a CDS encoding TraR/DksA family transcriptional regulator: MTHGELESFRHRLEQLLAMTTDVIDRINLTIRDVVPRCADANEQASLEAERRMLLLQAERGRRLKREIHLAVHRMDRGEYGYCESCGESIELGRLEVHPAARVCV, translated from the coding sequence ATGACACATGGAGAATTGGAGTCATTTCGACACCGGCTGGAGCAACTCCTGGCCATGACGACCGACGTCATAGACCGGATCAACCTGACCATCCGGGATGTTGTCCCCCGTTGCGCGGATGCAAACGAACAGGCCTCTCTGGAGGCAGAGCGCCGGATGCTTCTTTTGCAGGCGGAGCGGGGGCGCCGCCTGAAGCGGGAAATCCATCTGGCCGTTCATCGTATGGACCGTGGTGAATATGGATATTGCGAGAGCTGCGGCGAATCCATCGAGCTGGGCCGCCTGGAAGTTCATCCAGCGGCGAGAGTGTGTGTCTAG
- a CDS encoding four helix bundle protein: MVESREERKEAMRRRTKKYASMVIRFYCELPKNRMECQVLGKQLLRSGTSVAANYREASRARSDAEFIAKIEICAQEADETLLWLELLRDDCGIISEKLSWLVDESNQLISIFVAMSKNVKSKCK, from the coding sequence ATGGTTGAGAGTCGTGAGGAGAGGAAGGAGGCGATGCGGCGGAGGACGAAAAAATATGCTTCCATGGTGATACGGTTCTACTGTGAACTGCCCAAGAACAGGATGGAATGTCAGGTGTTGGGAAAACAGTTGCTGCGCTCAGGGACATCGGTGGCGGCGAATTACCGAGAGGCGTCCAGGGCGAGAAGCGACGCCGAGTTTATCGCCAAAATCGAAATATGCGCTCAGGAAGCGGACGAGACGCTCCTATGGCTGGAACTCCTACGGGACGACTGCGGTATAATCTCGGAAAAGCTGTCCTGGCTTGTTGATGAATCAAACCAACTCATCTCGATCTTCGTCGCAATGTCAAAAAACGTAAAAAGCAAATGCAAATAA
- a CDS encoding GspE/PulE family protein: MLLRTDRFGGYLIQKGLINQDELSRVLSIQRVVPEKIGHLLIREGILTEEQLMQALSDFSQIPLYDRNGDPPNPNVVKLVPEKMARRTGVMPLARTESNELLLACNGPVPRSVLQNISRMARGPVKLVLVTERRLRRMHQAAYAKEFDTTIDFRVQAMDGDDMNLVVEILEKLMVRAISQNNVSDVHFEPEIDGFLVRFREDGMLRRVESLPIAMGLKLISRVKVLANLDIAERRTPQDGSFAFRPTRLLVEIDAVNVRVSVLPVIYGEKCVLRILPPHDEQVNLETLGMDVAMLDRFKGILRSPHGLILVTGPTGSGKSTTLYGALQMLRSETANITTLEDPVELTMRGVNQSQVSSEERLGFASGLRSILRQDPDIIMVGEIRDPDTLRVGLRASITGHMVLSTLHTNDAPSAFSRMTDMGGEPFLVAVSARAVLAQRLVRLVCAHCKDTFPVTRAELDMMGLRDTPEGAFTIQRAVRRCELCNEKGYSGRIGLYELLIVDDELRDAVMHGATTSEITKSARSRGNYTTLLEDGIAKVKMGLTTPEEVLRVTME, translated from the coding sequence ATGCTGCTGCGAACTGACCGCTTCGGCGGATACCTTATTCAGAAGGGCCTGATCAACCAGGATGAATTGAGCAGGGTGCTGTCCATCCAGCGGGTGGTGCCGGAAAAGATCGGCCACCTGCTGATCCGGGAGGGCATTCTCACCGAGGAGCAGTTGATGCAGGCCCTGTCGGATTTTTCCCAGATCCCGCTCTACGACCGCAACGGCGATCCGCCCAACCCCAACGTGGTCAAGCTGGTCCCGGAAAAGATGGCCCGCCGGACCGGCGTGATGCCCCTGGCCCGCACGGAATCCAATGAGCTGCTGCTGGCCTGCAACGGCCCGGTTCCGCGCAGCGTGCTCCAGAACATCTCCCGCATGGCCCGCGGCCCGGTGAAGCTGGTCCTGGTCACGGAGCGCCGGCTGCGGCGGATGCACCAGGCGGCCTATGCCAAGGAGTTCGACACGACCATCGATTTCCGGGTCCAGGCCATGGACGGCGACGACATGAACCTGGTGGTGGAGATCCTGGAAAAGCTGATGGTCCGGGCCATTTCCCAGAACAACGTCTCGGACGTGCACTTTGAGCCGGAAATCGACGGCTTTCTGGTCCGCTTCCGCGAGGACGGGATGCTCCGGCGGGTGGAATCCCTGCCCATTGCCATGGGGTTGAAGCTGATCTCCCGGGTCAAGGTCCTGGCCAATTTGGACATCGCGGAGCGGCGCACGCCCCAGGACGGCTCCTTTGCCTTCCGGCCCACGCGCCTGCTGGTGGAGATCGACGCGGTGAACGTCCGGGTTTCGGTCCTGCCCGTGATCTACGGCGAGAAATGCGTGCTCCGGATCCTGCCGCCCCACGATGAGCAGGTCAATCTGGAAACCCTGGGCATGGACGTGGCCATGCTGGACCGGTTCAAGGGCATCCTGCGCTCGCCCCACGGGCTGATCCTGGTCACCGGGCCCACGGGGTCGGGCAAGTCCACGACCCTCTACGGCGCGCTGCAAATGCTGCGCTCCGAGACCGCGAATATCACCACCCTGGAAGACCCGGTGGAACTGACCATGCGCGGGGTGAACCAGTCCCAGGTTTCCAGTGAGGAGCGGCTGGGCTTTGCCTCCGGGCTGCGGTCCATCCTGCGCCAGGACCCGGACATCATCATGGTCGGCGAGATCCGGGATCCGGACACCCTGCGGGTCGGGCTGCGGGCCTCCATCACCGGTCACATGGTCCTTTCCACCCTGCACACCAACGATGCCCCCAGCGCCTTTTCCCGGATGACCGACATGGGCGGGGAGCCCTTCCTGGTGGCGGTATCAGCCAGGGCCGTGCTGGCCCAGCGCCTGGTCCGCCTGGTCTGCGCCCACTGCAAGGACACCTTCCCGGTGACCCGGGCCGAACTGGACATGATGGGCCTGCGGGACACCCCGGAAGGGGCCTTCACCATCCAGCGAGCCGTACGCCGCTGTGAGCTGTGCAACGAAAAAGGCTACTCCGGCCGCATCGGCCTCTACGAACTGCTGATCGTGGACGACGAACTGCGCGACGCCGTCATGCACGGCGCCACCACCAGCGAAATAACCAAATCCGCCCGTTCCAGAGGCAATTACACCACCCTCCTGGAAGACGGCATCGCCAAGGTCAAAATGGGTTTGACGACGCCGGAGGAGGTGTTGCGGGTGACTATGGAGTGA
- a CDS encoding DUF4407 domain-containing protein: protein MPLILKHMFFWLSGAGTATLEQCPNWEQRKYVAFGATVLVPCLFAFIAAAFAISTLTDDALKIYPIALLWSFIILAIDRALLSSYRPYLLLHRKFGQFALRFVVALLLGITISHPLVLMLFQDTVRAEIERARVVDIETARTEGAQRRAGMEERIAAVEAALDQQRNRLSASYEASFLDSPEGSAEERATARLTAGWQAQDALAQRVEQARTPLLEEAARVDARIRELTPRLTVVQEELDFWQREFEREVDGERSGRPGVGPRARSIEADQISWRRDEVRRLGREMAALTEEHRRLLSEAGGVEAEFVREFEALREGEQAALREDLESQRELRRRIEQQQAETFVSQQDTLRQGILRQIDVRTEELERLQQELDAFTAELRERLGGLQAEPRRDILTQSLALHGLFARGEDGGRFALTVYLVLIGLFMLVDTIPIVVKFFSKPGPYDILVDQDEIRFEKEHNAFMTNYERYVQQSTSSGLSTLTGSRPLERNLVSGVERTRAARALVETLIEQERDFQERIRLEKEKLAHWPDQAAATRELANIEEKSAAFQAYVQRRMEEYFGEDAKRKG from the coding sequence ATGCCCTTGATCCTCAAACACATGTTCTTCTGGCTCTCCGGGGCCGGGACGGCGACGTTGGAGCAGTGCCCGAACTGGGAGCAGCGCAAGTATGTGGCCTTTGGGGCCACGGTGCTGGTGCCGTGCCTGTTTGCGTTTATCGCCGCGGCCTTCGCCATCTCCACCCTGACCGACGATGCCCTGAAGATCTATCCCATTGCCCTGCTCTGGTCGTTCATCATCCTGGCCATCGACCGGGCGCTGCTCTCGTCCTACCGGCCCTACCTGCTGCTGCACCGCAAGTTCGGCCAGTTCGCCCTGCGCTTCGTGGTCGCCCTGCTTCTGGGGATCACCATCTCCCACCCCCTGGTGCTGATGCTTTTTCAGGACACGGTCCGGGCGGAGATCGAACGGGCCCGGGTTGTGGATATCGAGACCGCGCGTACCGAGGGAGCCCAGCGCCGGGCCGGGATGGAGGAGCGGATCGCGGCGGTGGAAGCCGCTCTGGACCAGCAGCGAAACCGGCTTTCCGCCAGCTATGAGGCCTCCTTTCTGGACTCGCCCGAAGGCAGCGCCGAGGAGCGGGCCACGGCCCGGCTCACGGCCGGGTGGCAGGCCCAGGACGCTCTGGCCCAGCGCGTCGAGCAGGCCAGGACGCCGCTCCTGGAAGAGGCCGCCCGCGTCGATGCCCGGATTCGGGAACTGACTCCAAGACTGACCGTGGTCCAGGAAGAACTGGACTTCTGGCAGCGGGAGTTCGAGCGGGAGGTGGACGGAGAGCGCAGCGGCCGGCCAGGAGTGGGGCCCCGGGCCCGGAGCATCGAGGCGGACCAGATTTCCTGGCGACGGGACGAGGTTCGCCGCCTGGGCCGGGAGATGGCCGCCCTGACCGAGGAACACCGACGGCTGCTCTCCGAGGCCGGGGGGGTGGAGGCGGAGTTTGTCCGGGAATTCGAGGCCCTGCGCGAGGGGGAGCAGGCCGCCCTGCGAGAGGACCTGGAATCCCAGCGGGAGCTGCGCCGGCGGATCGAGCAGCAGCAGGCCGAGACCTTCGTCAGCCAGCAGGACACCCTGCGTCAGGGCATTTTGCGCCAGATCGACGTGCGTACCGAGGAATTGGAGCGTCTGCAGCAGGAGCTGGACGCCTTCACCGCCGAGCTGCGGGAACGGCTGGGGGGCCTGCAGGCTGAACCGCGCCGGGATATCCTGACCCAGTCCCTGGCCCTGCACGGCCTGTTCGCCCGGGGCGAGGACGGCGGCCGCTTCGCCCTGACGGTCTATCTGGTGCTCATCGGCCTGTTCATGCTCGTGGACACCATTCCCATCGTGGTCAAGTTCTTCAGCAAGCCGGGCCCGTACGACATTCTGGTGGACCAGGACGAGATCCGCTTCGAGAAGGAGCACAACGCCTTCATGACCAACTATGAGCGGTACGTGCAGCAGAGTACCAGCAGCGGCCTGTCCACCCTGACCGGCAGCCGGCCCCTGGAGCGGAATCTGGTCAGCGGCGTGGAGCGGACCAGGGCCGCCAGGGCCCTGGTGGAAACACTCATCGAGCAGGAACGGGACTTCCAGGAACGCATCCGCCTGGAAAAGGAAAAGCTGGCCCACTGGCCGGACCAGGCCGCCGCAACCCGGGAACTGGCCAACATCGAAGAAAAATCCGCCGCGTTCCAGGCCTATGTGCAGCGGAGGATGGAGGAGTATTTTGGGGAAGATGCGAAGAGAAAGGGATGA